One genomic window of Luteitalea pratensis includes the following:
- a CDS encoding ribose-phosphate diphosphokinase — MARSNLKVFSGSAHPQLAQEISEFLCVAPGQARLQRFPDTEVSFQIDENIRGTDVFIVQPTSRHVDANIMELCVMIDAFRRSSASRITAVIPYYGYARQDRKDKPRVPISAKLVANLLSAAGANRILTMDLHKAQIQGFFDIPVDHLFAAPVIIDYLARQNFPNVTVVSPDAGGAERARAYAKRVGADLAIIDKRRSSETGAAEVMNVIGDVRGRTCVLQDDIIDTAGTIVKAAQALKVNGAERIIACAVHGVLSGPAIERIELSPIEKLIVTNTIPQSEACASSSKIICLSVARLLGQAIRSIHEETSVSSLFV, encoded by the coding sequence ATGGCGCGATCGAATCTGAAGGTGTTCTCGGGAAGTGCCCATCCCCAGCTGGCCCAGGAAATCTCGGAATTCCTGTGTGTCGCGCCGGGGCAAGCGCGCCTTCAACGATTCCCGGACACGGAGGTCTCGTTCCAGATCGACGAGAACATCCGTGGGACCGACGTGTTCATCGTGCAGCCGACGTCGCGGCACGTGGACGCGAACATCATGGAACTCTGCGTGATGATCGATGCGTTTCGCCGCTCGTCGGCCTCGCGCATCACCGCGGTGATTCCGTACTACGGCTACGCGAGGCAGGATCGCAAGGACAAGCCGCGCGTGCCGATTTCGGCCAAGCTGGTGGCCAACCTGCTGAGTGCGGCGGGCGCCAACCGCATTCTGACGATGGACCTGCACAAGGCCCAGATTCAGGGGTTTTTCGACATCCCGGTGGACCACCTGTTCGCCGCGCCGGTCATCATCGACTACCTGGCGCGACAGAACTTCCCGAACGTCACGGTGGTCTCCCCGGATGCCGGTGGTGCGGAACGGGCAAGGGCCTACGCCAAGCGCGTCGGCGCGGACCTGGCGATTATCGACAAGCGCCGGAGTTCGGAGACGGGCGCGGCCGAGGTGATGAATGTGATTGGTGACGTCCGCGGCCGCACGTGCGTGCTGCAGGACGACATCATCGACACCGCCGGCACGATCGTGAAGGCGGCGCAGGCACTGAAGGTGAACGGCGCCGAGCGGATCATCGCCTGCGCGGTGCACGGCGTGCTCTCGGGACCGGCGATCGAGCGCATCGAGCTGTCGCCGATCGAGAAGTTGATCGTCACCAACACGATCCCGCAGAGCGAGGCCTGTGCCTCGTCCTCGAAGATCATCTGCCTGTCGGTGGCGCGGCTGCTCGGGCAGGCGATTCGCAGCATCCACGAGGAGACCTCGGTGTCCTCATTGTTTGTGTAG